One segment of Fibrobacter sp. UWB10 DNA contains the following:
- the rpmC gene encoding 50S ribosomal protein L29 has product MKARELKELGVDQLKEKLAQLNLDLFNYRMAAKLGNLEKPSSIRNTRKDIARVKTILTEKAKA; this is encoded by the coding sequence ATGAAGGCACGTGAATTAAAGGAACTGGGCGTTGACCAGCTCAAGGAAAAACTGGCTCAGTTGAATCTCGATTTGTTCAATTACCGTATGGCTGCTAAGCTCGGTAACTTGGAAAAACCCTCTTCGATCCGCAATACCCGCAAGGATATCGCTAGGGTCAAGACCATCCTCACCGAAAAGGCCAAGGCATAA